Within the Glycine soja cultivar W05 chromosome 3, ASM419377v2, whole genome shotgun sequence genome, the region TCTAGCATGAGCATAGTGTTTATAGAACCTCTAAACTGAGAAAATGTATCATGTTGGAAAGTTTTACCCTTGATCTATAACATGGTTTAGGTTTGTGGTATTTTCAACTGAAATCAATGGTAGATACATccgtatttttttactttacataTTTTCACTTTAAAGAGCCTAATTGTCTTATCAGGCATAGCTAATTACAAACTCAgtacattaaaataataattcagaAAACAacaaagtacttgttgaagtcATTTTGATGTAATCTTTAGGTTTTCTTTTAGTGCCTAATAGGAACATGCTCATGTATAAACTGCTCTTAAATTTAAGTAGTTAGTGTGGCTTCTCGACCATTATAAATACAGATACAactaatttaaattcatttgattTCTAAGTCTAGTGTTGTCAAGTTTTATCTTAAATCATTTTGGTAGTTAATGTGAACATGATGGTTTCATAAttgaaacttcttttttttttttttttttgtctgggAGCATCGAGAAACTGTGTGGTTTCCCCACTATAATAATTACAGATATTAATTtatctaaattaatttgatttcgaaagctaatgtcatttttttctccCCCTTAAATGGATTTGAAGCTTGAATGTGTCATCCATGTGTATATGTACACAGATGATTTGCATTAACATCCAGGCACGACAAATAGGAACAGTTTCTTATAGTAATTTCATAATACAGGTTTTGCGATGTTTGTTGGTGGTGCTGCTATTGGTGTATCTTGGGGCATAAAGCCAAGAACCGAAAATTGAAGCTGATAGTCGAGGAAGGCTACCTGTGTTTCTTTagtgtaatatatttttgtagtaTTGATATATATTGACTTccatgtttatttttcttattagttTTCAGTGTAACATAGTATTTatacattagttaaaaattggTTTGCACAAGGATGGAAGTCAGTATTATTGGTTTGGTCTCAACCTGGCTGGTTCAAGAGGAATCAATCATCTGATGGTAGAATCTCACTCTTTTAGTCATTAAGATGATAAAGGATGGCTGCTTAGACACCCACCTGAGTCCGCCCGACTAGTCAAATCTGTTCTTTCTTGGAATCACGTATTATTCAGAGAGGCCAACCAAGTAGCTGATGCTTTATCCAAACATGGTCTTTCCTTGGTACTACTGAtagcattgtttttttttttattcagttcCGTCTTTTCTTTCTGTTAAGATATGTGCTGATGTATATTGTCTACGACCTTCCCTCGTGGGTTTTAATAACAGTTTTCTTCTTAAAGCTCAGTTTTACTTCTACCTCCTTTGAAGGTGGCGTAACATACCTTACTGGTGACAGTTTTGTAGCTTAAGCAATTTCGTTCGTTTAATAGGGAAGATAAAATAATGCTTCAAATctgttgaaaattaaaaagaggAAAGCTACTTTGATcactttaaatataaatatgtatgcTCCTAAGGTAGTGGAAAAGAATGTTATTTATCTTTGACATATCGCCCTCCCCCTCTCCTTAGTTTCAGGCTTTTTTTACAGATCTACTCTAACGAGGCTTTTAACTCCCATGCCACTTAtgcattgatttttaaattctaTTATCCGTTACTTATGAGTTAGTTGATTTGCGAATTATAATATTTAGTATAATGATCATTAACATGGACTCATCTATGGACTACAAATTTTGCAACCATTTGTGGATAATACAACTAGctatttatatttgattattaataatttgaatCTGCTCAGCTAAATTATACTGCACATTAAATTCATAACTGAACACTCCATCTAAGATATACAATTACaagaataaattttgaagaaTGTCAATGTGGATTGGGGTCCAAACCATTTAGGACCCTTGATTGTCGAcctgaagataaaaaaaaattgataagttTGTGGTGGAAGAATGGCAAAAGCAAGAGAGGTATGGGAGAGGTTCATACATCATGAAAGAGAAACTCAAGGCAATGAAGAATAGCTTGAAGAATTGGAATAGACTTCGGGAATATACACAAGAATGTAACAAGAATTGAGTTGGAGATGAATGATCTTGATAAAAAGGAGGAGATGGATGGCTTATTTGAGGAAGAGTTGAAATAAAGGAGGAGGCTCGGAAGAGTTTGGGCGACATGCTTTGTTTAGGGAGTCACTTCTCAAGCAACAATCTAGATCCAAACGGCTTCAAGAAGGTGACTCTAATTCAAAgtattttcatattataataaattggaGAAGAAGGCAGAATATGATTAGAGGGATTAATGTGAATGCGGGGTATGGAAGGAGGAACCTAAAAAAGTGAAAGAACATGCAtggaattttttcaaaaataggtTTAGTGAGGAGGATTGGAGGGAGGCCATGTCTTGATGGGGTGATGTTTGAGAGGATAACTCATGAAGATAATACTATGTTGATTGGCAAATTTGGGGAGATGGAAATTCAAGAAGCAATTTGGGAGTGTGGAAGTGCAAAGAGTCTGGGACCCAATGGCTACAATTTTAGATTCATTAAAAAGTTTTGGGAGACTATTAAGGGAGATGTGTTTAACTTCCTCAATGACTTTCATGATTCTGCAAATTTTGTGAGAGGAGCAAATGCTTCATTCACCTCTCTTATTCGAAAGAATGATGACCCACAAGGATGTGATGATTATAGACCTATATTTTTGGTGGGATGCAAAGTGCTTTAAATTTCTTGGGGGGAAGAAATCTCTTACAAAGTGTGATGATAGCCAATGAAGTGGTTGATGAAGCTAGAAGGAATAAGAAAAGGTGCATGATCTTCAAAGTGGACTTTGAGAAAGCATATGCTTTGGTGTGTTGGAAATTTCTCATTTACATGATGAGGAGAAATGGGTTTCAATGAGAAATGGATAATGTGGATCTATGGCTGTCTATCTTCTAGTTTGGTATCCATTCTTATTAATGGGAGCCAACTAAAGAATTTGgcctaaaaaaaaagttaatacaaGATAACTCTTACACTTTTTTTTCCCACGATTGCAGCGAAAGGACTAAGTGAACTAATGAGAGAAACTACCCTAAATGATCTCTTTTCGGGATTTAAAGTGGATGGAAAGGAGGTGGAGATGAGTTTATTGTAATATGCCGATGATACTATTTTTGTGGGTGATTTCAATTTCAGTTTCAACAAAGTGGTGGTGGCCAAGAGTGTATTGAGGTAATTTGAATTTGTTTCTGGACTCAAGgtgaatttttataaaagtagaTTTGGTGGGATTGGAGTGGATCAACAAAGTGTGAAAAGATATGCAAAATACTTGAATTGTAAAATCTTGTCAATCCCATTTGTATACttgggaattccaattgaagctAATCCTAGGAGGAAGGAGACATGGGAgccaataataacaaaattcaagAAGAAACTTGCAACGTGGAGGCACAAGCACCTAACCATTGCCGGTAGAATTCGTTTGATCAATTCGGCATTATCCTCTCTACCTCTCTTTTACatgtcatttttaaaattttggaagggGTGATTAGAAAATTGACTACTTTATAAAGAAGATTCTTGTGGGGGCGTGAAGATGGTAGAGAAAAAATTTCTTGGATTAGTTGGAACAAAATTTGTGCAACAAAAGACTATGAGGGGTTGGGGGTTAAGAGTATATATCTTTGTTCAATGTAGCTTTAATTGCTAAATGAAAATGGAATATATTTCATTGTAGGAGAGATTTATGGGTGAGGGTGTTAGATTCTAAATATGAAGGGTTGTAGGGTTGTAGGGATTAGATGAGGGGCAATCTCATGGCACTGAAGAAATGTATCCAAAATGCTCTCAAGTTTAGACCGTTTTAGAAACAGAGAAGTATCCTTTatattcttgaatttttttatagcaaAATGCGTATAAAATATGAGAATGTCATATTTTTAAGCTTGCTTTCTCGAAAAATActttataacattttaaaacaaacGCTTTCTAAAAGTtgcttttttctataaataaatgcTTATTATAAGGGGTTAGTATATTAGTTcatttaagaagaaaaagtgttcgatatattattattgaataaaatatgttttcagttCTGTATTTTCAgcgaaatttaattttagtatctaaattttaattttgatgaatttgatgtttgatttttaatttagttatctGAATAAGatgaatgaattattataaatttttaatattatattaatttttatagattaaaaaaaatgacgaGAGAATGAATGCAGAGAAGGCGAGGGAGTGGGGGAGGAAGCGTAGGTCACCTCATCAGATCCAATGGTTCGTTTTGGTGTTTATAATATAAAGTGAGGCAGGTTTTATGTTGTAAAGTACTAACCTGAAATAGAAATGATAAAATGGATTCAATCgagtcttattttttatttaacaaattttatttgtaatgtTTAGTTTTGAATAACTTTTATTCAATACGATATAAACAATGTTGCTAATAATCCTCAATATTTATTGAATATTGCTGCTTCCGCAACACTCCCAATCCAGATCCAACATTTACAGCTCCCCCCATAGGCCTTAGCATaggtttattattaattaacgaCATAATCATTATTAGGCTGACTAAGATAAAAGCACTTTTTTTAATAGACAAACACTGAAACAAGGTACTAGTACGTCAGAAACTGAAGAAGGAGAGCGCAATCGTGGGTCCTCTCAATTCTTTAGTACTATTTGTATTGTTGCCATCAGAAAATTCACATAATAAACATACGCCTATACAGAATAATACACAAACAGCCAAAACATATACcaaatttataaatgaaaaaaaacttaGGAAAAATTAAACCAATATCACAATCTATTATCCCCACCCAACGGCTATATTTTCTTCCCTCTCTCTTTCATTATTCAACAATAAATCACTCACTATCGTTTACCACTTTTGCTTGCTTCTGCATTACTTCCACAACGGTCCTCAcataatatatatgtgtatatataatcatattattattagtattttcttACATTACATAAATAGTGCATATACCATATAGCTTATGCTATAGTGCTATACCATTATACCAACTAATTTCACTTGCAATGGACACTACAATTGTTATTGCTACTGCTGCTGAAGCTAATAAGGTTCAACATGTCACCAAGAAATCTTCTGATGAGCTTCTGAGGAAGTTCGCCGAAGCGGGTTCCGACGAGGCCGCCGGGGAAAACAaacggaggaagaagaagaagagggaaaGTGAATTGTGTGAGTGTGACAGCCCCTCTTCCAATGGTGGCGCCGCCATGGTGGAAAGGAGGTCCCTTCTGCTGCCAAAAGTGACGCGGAGGTCGGTGTTGCTCCGGCAGCTGAGGGTGAGGGATGTTAGAAACAAGTCATCACTCTTTGGAACCATTCATAAGGTGAGTGAGCCCAATTCAATTCATATTCTAATTCAAACAAAGCATgctattagttattaattatatggtAATTGAAGTCCTCATTTgaagttttgattttaatttggttttacAAGTATAAAATGTTAGCtttattttggtattttaaagcatttttttttaatcatgttatTGGTGGGAATGGGTTTTGTCCATGAAAGTCTTTCTATTATACCATTAAGTTGAttcttttgttaatttattatgttaacTTCAATTTAGTAACATGCGATAAATTGTGAGCAGATCTGTGCTGTCAACCAAAATTAATTCAGTTATTACAATTATTGATAGAAGGATTAATTTGATCTAATAAACAGACGCTTTAAAGAGAAACTAAGTAAAATTCTCTAAACTTAAGAtaccaaattaaaacaaaacaattcaAATAAGTTGGATTTTAGCTtcgaagattttttttttctaacttggGACTGTAATGAAACTTTTGTTGGATGAAaattgttaaatatgttttgagAAAAGGATAGATGTCTAGgtgtttttgaaattatttttcaataaggATTAGAATTTTACCTAGCTTAATGATTTAATGCCTACTTTATGGTGctttaattaatgaaatgaaattctaattttaataaagaaaataacattaaaaatatttaaggaaGTGGATTTAAGTTTTGTTCTAAACAATCATGCATGCTTGGGTTGTTGTCCTAAAATTGAAGCTTCAAAAcaaacattataaaattatgatggTCAATTAATTAGAACAAGTCGTTTTCTGGAGTTGTTGGGAGGGGAATAATTTGTCAATTTGAGAATTAGAAATTCATTTGCTTTATACAACTacgattattaattttatgaattccAGCTTGCTTTTATGGCTAAAATTCCTAAACATGGatataaaatgataatgtaGGAAAAGTTATATTTATACAATAATACAATTCTTTTAGAGGGGGGAATGTTTTAAGCCTGATTATGGCTTAGCTTGAAGCTTcaaactttgtaaaaaaaaaaggtagtaataaaaagataaagaattacTCCAAGaggtaattttattaattttgatcaatAATCTTATCTGGATGTATatttgtctcccttttttttaaatataattctccgtgtaaatatttctttttcttcatcataAAGATTGAGGTAAAAtccttctaattattttttcatcacTTCTTGTAGACATGGCGTAGAACCGTGGAAGGTGCCTCCAGAGTTTTCTTGGAAAAACATTATCATCGCCATAAGCGTTTGATCAATGATATTGTTTAGGCTCTGATGAAAAATCTACTACAAGTATATGAGCTAATTCCTGGTCAGAAGGAAAATGCAAAAGCTCTCACTCTATATGTATATTGCCccattaaattaattcaattattgatgctatgcacttttttttactgtttgtTTATTCTTTCGCCTTcaactaataaaatttattcGTTCATTCACTCTCCATTCGGCTTACAATATGTCATGTATGAAACAGGAAGAAAAAGAGACTTATATATAAATCTGTGTTTATGTTAATCAAATGCTTCATTCCATTAATCTAAACTCTCTTTCTCTAACAATCTAAAGTCTGCTGAAACATTAAGCACATAAAATTAGGTGGGTGGAAAAGTGAAATGTGACTAATGGCATACCAATGATTCTTTCCTATTATCTCACATACATCGTCCAATTTATCACTATGaaccaaaaaagaaagagagaaagaaaatgaatcatTGCGATCATTAATTGGCTTCCTATGTAGCaaccacaattatttaatgCATATGCAACAGTTTTTCTCGCGTGGTTTGATACCCACTTTCAAATACTCAAACACACTAAAGCATAAATTAGTGTCGGCATTCATTTTACTACAAACAGATTATAAAATGTACAGTGTATTAATGATAAGAAAATGTAGACGATCCTGGACTTCAAGGCTTTGTTTGGGTTGgagaaaaataagtaaaaatagtgtatatttttaaaatgttcaaattgagagaaaaataaaagaaaaaaggttaacttttctttttactcTGGTTACTTAGATAcataaataaggaaaataatattttgatataaaatgatttatattcttatataaagtaatacataatttactttatggTAGAAAAAGTAATACATGTGACGAAAAAatccaatatttaaaaaaaaaaatatttcaaacctTGTGTCGTAAACATCGATTGAACCTCACATCTTCAATTTAtcttcatcttttcttttctcttatatgtcttttctattttttctctcttttacttCTCTCCCTcaacattttatttatcaaagtaatataaaatttaaaattatttctcaaggtaatgtattaaaaataatttacttatttGAAATGGTTTTGGCAAGTGTATTGACAACTATGAGAAACAATACACGTATgatccaataataataaaacatactAGAAATTATCTAGATATGTTTATCTTACTTGATCGTGTTTGCAGCACCTTCTCATATTTACTCACCATGAGAAATGCCCATATGtcaatttctaatgtataaCACCTATCTAAGGTATTCACACTTTATACAATTACCGCATGTCAACAATTTGTGTGTAACACCTTCATAATATCCTCAATtagacataataaataaatttatatttttgggtATCGCCCCGAATTCATCTCGactttaatagaaaatattcaCTTTGATCAGATACAAGCACATGTATTACTCAAATTATTTAAGCGAGGATGAGTATCAAATTATACGCATATCCATAATCGTcatattgcatttttttaaaaaatttatcacaacatatatacataatatatatatatatatatgtaagattttattgttataattttttaaaatataaaccaattagcttaatagttaaataattaaataacaaacttaaaaatataattgaattcttatttttaaactttaatttatttgttactggttatatttatatattgtttgaaataaaatatgttatttttttttaacccgTATCTATACTCATCCTGTCGAGGGGGGTGGACCCACCCCATTGGCATCCCTATCCTCAATACCTGAGTATTTAAGGCATATTCAACTGTCATGTACGAACCTAACCCTCATTTTCTCTCTCCATCTCTCTCGCCTACTGACTTGATCATTGTTGGAGTCCTTGCAGGTTGCCACCACCAGAATTCTCTCGCCACTATCAACACCATCTTATGAGATTGGATCTCGGCTCTTGGATCCTCCTTGTAAGTTCACCATCGAAaagaatctataaaaaaattctaccaGTCAAGCTCTCACGTGATCTACCTACAAAAAGAAATGATGAAGAATTAGAGTGTGTTGCTAGGCATAATTATATGGCTCCATTTGAGCTTGTGTAGTGTTTACAAC harbors:
- the LOC114406780 gene encoding uncharacterized protein LOC114406780, producing the protein MDTTIVIATAAEANKVQHVTKKSSDELLRKFAEAGSDEAAGENKRRKKKKRESELCECDSPSSNGGAAMVERRSLLLPKVTRRSVLLRQLRVRDVRNKSSLFGTIHKTWRRTVEGASRVFLEKHYHRHKRLINDIV